GTGAATTCCGCGATGACCTCGCTCATGCCGCCGATCAATACGTTCCACCCGCCCGTCACTTCCGCGAAGCTGATCTTGTTCATCGCGGGGATGTGCTCGTTTATGACGAAATCGGCATAGGACTTTTTCACGCCCGGTTTCAGATCATAGTACTGGTTCAATTTCCAGACGCCCTTCTGGATGGTGTATTTGCCTCGCTTGACGGCTCCGGTGGGCTCCAGGATGGCGCCCCGGTAATTTATCACTATGGCTTTGAGCTGCTGGAGAAGGTCCTTGAACCTCTTTCCCGCAATGGTCTTCAGAACCTCTTCCGTCTCATTGACGCTGAACACAGCGATAATGCGGGGACCGAAGCCCACCTCGACATAATAGCCGCCGACGGGCACGAGGCCCATCGTCGCCATTTCAGGCAAATAGGTCTCAACTATGAACTGCGAGTACTCATAGTCCTTCCCCTGGCTTATGTCCCAACTCTGCGTCAGCAGCACAGACATACCGTCCTCCTATTTTCTTCTCTTCCCCTTCATCAAGGCATAGAGGCGCTCCGACGTGATCGGAAGCTCGTCGATCCTCACCCCCACGGCATCGTGGATGGCGTTGAGGATGGCAGGGATGGTGGGCATTATCGCGCCCTCCCCCACCTCTTTGGCCCCGAAGGGCCCGTTCGGCTCATCGCTCTCGACTATGATGGTCCTGACATTGGGCATGTCGAGGGCTGTGGGGATGCGGTACTCGCCGAGAGAGGGGTTGGCAACCCGGCCCTTTTCGTCAAACCTGACCTCCTCAAAGAGGGCCTCGCCGAGTCCCATCGACAGCGATCCCTGCATCTGCCCTTCCACGTTCGTCCGGTTGATGGCAAAACCGCAGTCATGGGCGTCGGTCATGTCGTCAACGGTGACCTTGCCCGTCTCCATATCCACCGTCACTTCGACCACCTGGGCGGAACAACCGTAGGCCGGCGAAGTCCCGACCGCGGCACCTTTGTACTTGCCCCCCAGTTCCCCGGGCTTGTAAGCACCATTCCCGATTATAACACCCCGCGTGAGAAAAGCAATACGCGCCGCCTCTCTGAAGGTGAGTTCCCCTCCCGAAGGAAGGTCTTCCCACCCGCGGTGCTCCTTGATGTAAGCCGTCCGCAACTGGGAAAAATCGGGATTCCCGTTTTTGAAAACGACGACCCCCTTCGCAATATCCATGTCCGCAATGGAAATGTTGAGCTTTTCGGAGAGCGCCTCCAGCACCTGCCGTTTGGTGTCTTCAGCGGCCGCCTTGACGGCATGGCCGGACATGAGGGTCTGCCGTGAGGAATAGGCGCCGAGGTCGACGCCAAAATCGGTGTCTCCCGAGTGCACCTTCACGTCATCGAGGGAAACACCTAAGGCCTCCGCGGCGATCTGTCCCAGGATGGTGTCCGACCCCTGGCCTATCTCCGCCGCGGCGGTGTAGAGGTTCACCGCGCCGCCATCTTCGGAAAGCCTGATCGTCGCCGTGGAATGAAACGTCTCGGACCGGTAGATGGGATAGCCGGCGCCTGACACGAAGAAGCCGCAGGCAACGCCTATCCCCTTGCCCGCGGGAAGCTTTCCCTTTTTCGTGCTCCAGCCCGAACCGTCCCGGACCGCCTCGAGGCACTCCTTCATCCCGAGGCTGGACATGTTGAAGTCATTGCAGGTCACGTCGCCCGTCTTCATGATGTTCTTGAGACGGAACTCCACGGGGTCCATGTTGAGCTCTGCGGCAATGCTGTCCAGTTGCTGTTCCCATGCCGCGCGCGCGGCAACGCCTCCGTGTCCGCGCTGGGCACCGCAGGTAGGCTTGTTCGTGTAGACCCGGTAGCCGTCGTATTTCATGTTCGGCAGCTTGTAGGGCGCGCCGAGAAGGGAACCGGCATAGTAGATCGTGGCGATACCGAAGCTCGAATAGGCGCCGCCGTCGAGGTAGCAGGTGTTCTTGAGGGCCACGATGGTCCCGTCCTTCTTCACACCCGTCGTCAACTCATGGAAAAACTGGTGCCGGGCCCGGGAATGAAGGAAGACCTGTTCCCGGGAGAAGACCATCTTCACCGGCCTGCCCGTTCGCCTCGACATGAGGCACGCCGCTATCTCCATGGCATTCACCGCCGCCTTGGGGCCGAACCCGCCGCCCACGTAAGGCTTAATGACGCGCACCTTGCCGATGGGGATGCCGAGCACCATGGAAACGCTCCTCTGAACATAGTGGACCGACTGCGTCGACGTCCAGAGAGTAAGGTTCCCGTTCAGATCGTAATGGGCAAGACAGGCCTGAGGCTCCAGGAATCCTCCGTCCTGTCTCTTGTTCACGAACCTGTCCGTCCGGACGATGTCGCACTCCTTCAACGCCTCTTCAAAGTTTCCGAACTCCTGGTGCACCTCGGCGCCGATGTTGCCGGGAAAATCGTCGTGGATGGCAATGGCCCCTTCCTTCATGGCAGACTCGATATCGAGGAGCACAGGGAGTTCCTCGTAGTCGACCTTGATGAGAGATACCGCCTCCATGGCCGTCTCCAGGTCATCGGCGGCCACGGCGGCCACCTCATCCCCAACATACCGTACCTTGTCGGGACAGAAAACCTGTTCATCATATCGGGCAGGGCTGACGCCGTATTTTACCAATCCTGCCTCTTTCGCCGTGACCACGTCCCTGACCCCGGGGAGCTTCTTCGCCGCCGTTGTGTCTATATTCAGTATCTTCGCGTGCGCGA
This portion of the Syntrophorhabdaceae bacterium genome encodes:
- a CDS encoding molybdopterin-dependent oxidoreductase; its protein translation is MKAYNVINTRLPRVDAKAKATGDARYAADLAMPNMLYGAFLQSPFAHAKILNIDTTAAKKLPGVRDVVTAKEAGLVKYGVSPARYDEQVFCPDKVRYVGDEVAAVAADDLETAMEAVSLIKVDYEELPVLLDIESAMKEGAIAIHDDFPGNIGAEVHQEFGNFEEALKECDIVRTDRFVNKRQDGGFLEPQACLAHYDLNGNLTLWTSTQSVHYVQRSVSMVLGIPIGKVRVIKPYVGGGFGPKAAVNAMEIAACLMSRRTGRPVKMVFSREQVFLHSRARHQFFHELTTGVKKDGTIVALKNTCYLDGGAYSSFGIATIYYAGSLLGAPYKLPNMKYDGYRVYTNKPTCGAQRGHGGVAARAAWEQQLDSIAAELNMDPVEFRLKNIMKTGDVTCNDFNMSSLGMKECLEAVRDGSGWSTKKGKLPAGKGIGVACGFFVSGAGYPIYRSETFHSTATIRLSEDGGAVNLYTAAAEIGQGSDTILGQIAAEALGVSLDDVKVHSGDTDFGVDLGAYSSRQTLMSGHAVKAAAEDTKRQVLEALSEKLNISIADMDIAKGVVVFKNGNPDFSQLRTAYIKEHRGWEDLPSGGELTFREAARIAFLTRGVIIGNGAYKPGELGGKYKGAAVGTSPAYGCSAQVVEVTVDMETGKVTVDDMTDAHDCGFAINRTNVEGQMQGSLSMGLGEALFEEVRFDEKGRVANPSLGEYRIPTALDMPNVRTIIVESDEPNGPFGAKEVGEGAIMPTIPAILNAIHDAVGVRIDELPITSERLYALMKGKRRK